The genomic window TTCTGGTTCAGACTTACGAGAGCTCTGCCGAAACGCATCCGTCTATCGTGTCAGAGACTTCGTTCGTCATCATGCGTaagtacaaattttttcattggcTAAAAAGTGGTAACTTTCAGTGATAACATGTGGTATCGAACTTTTGGTAAAAAGCGAAGTCTTTTGTCCCAAAATAAAGGATCAAAAATTATCTAATAATTGAaccatatatgtatgtaaagtAATTTTAACCTGGTACTACATACGGTTCGTATTATCTAAAGTATTTCAAGGTAACTTTATGTTTTACGTAAATCAATATGCTTGTATAAGTATAAGCTTATATAAAAGtattgaaaagtgaaaataaacctGCTATATGTTGTGGTGTATTTCTGATTCAGACCCGCAGCCAATGCATCTGCTGGTACGAGTACGGATGATGAAGAATATCATGACGCTCTGCGCCCCATTACAATGGAAGATCTTGTGATTTCCGTGCATAAAATGAGGGACTCCAAAGTGCATACGGGGACTCTTAATGCTGTTAAACTTGATTTAGATTAGGAtgaatcgttttttcttcttaaattCAACTACTCAAGTGTCTAGTATACTCTGATTCACCCAGTACTTCTTTTCCATTTGTTTCCCTGAATACATCATGGATTAGGACTCTACACTTTATATTTCCTGTTCCAGGTGACAGCTTAGCGTACATGTAGAATAGGTTTGTATAGTAAATATCAAAGGGATATTCCTGTAAACATTGTGATATACGAAAGCTTTTTAGTTGTtgcattttcaactttcaaataCGTGAAAATTAGGATTACCACAGAGCAACTGTTTatgtttgatttttgaaacagatagtattttctgttttcaattttaagtTCGTTTCTTCGGTGTAAACATTGACAAATAGAAAAGTTATACaaacacaaattttttactcagaTTGTGATTCTTCTAGCTACCATTATGGGGTCATAAACCTTTATTGTTATGCGAGGCACACCTCTTGATTATCAGGATGTGCTAAATTTTAGCGCAGCTTTATGACAAAAGATGAATATGATGGATTGAGACATGGcggaaaagtaaaaaatgaataatgaacAAATTGTTGTACAGTGAGTTTGATGAAAGTGTGGGAACGAATGTATCCGAAAAACTACACGGTTGAATTCCTTTCAAGATCATCGTTATCAATAGTTTACACTAAAAATATTGAGCTGAATGTCGACTCTGAATCAAAGTGGTTTTCTGATtcttagattttattttttcacgtatttTTGTTTGATCTATTTGTAATATGCGGTATATTCGGATAGCCGCGCAGAATAGTCAAACCCGAGGTTTTACTCGTGAAATCCCGTATCAAAAACCTCGAcggatattcaaaatattgcGATATTATGTTTTCAAACTGAGgacaattcaaaaatatcttgTCTGCTTGAGAAATCTATTGGTAAATGATTGAATATTTAAGTTCGGAATATTGAAATCCACAATAATATAGGAATATCCTTCTGAATCTTTCTTATTTCATGTTTTACAGAAGTATTCAAGCATTCTTTTAATGACTGTTTGGAGGTATTTTTAAGTCATTTTCGTTACACATACATACCGCAAGAATTTTTTGAGTTTACCCAATTGTGCCACTAATGGTGACTCCACAAGTTTTGTTAACAGCTGTGAGTGTTAAAGCACCATCTTCGGAGATTCCCTCTGCACATGTATAATTGTTAGCAGGAACCTAACAAGAAAAATCGGcacattttttgaattttagttATTACTTGTAAATTGCAGATCTGACAGTGAAAAACACTGATTCCCATCTGAGAATACGTATAAACGAATGAAGggcaatttgtttttaataaagAATAGTATCcctagagaaaaaaattatatgtgCTGGAATCCTCACATTATTCTACCTTTTATGAAAAGTTGTATCTAAATTTTTCAGGTATTATTGGcttcaaatcgattctttcgTTGTCAGATTTATTACTTAAGAGTCTCAACTTTCTCCTTCTCTCATTATTTGAAGTACTTTGAACCTGAGAGtgaacaaattaaatttttttttaccttcggCTTACAAGCACCTCTCgaacaaatttctttttttattgcagtcgaatatttttatacagttAATCTTGTTTACTTGAGATTTAGATTGTTCATTTCTACGAACTCCTGCTGTACAACCATTATTTCGGTCatacttgagaaaaattaattcagcACAAGTTTAATTAGTCGACAGAAGTGATAAGTTCTCAAAAAACTCCCAGCTAATCAACATTGAGTCAGCCCCTAAACTGTCCTGACATTACCTGCCAAAATGCAATTGCAACTGATTTTACAGGCTCGTCGAGCTGATTCACCTGATATATCAAGCACTAGTATGTACATTATGTGCATACGTGAGCATAGTACACTCAGTATGGTATATGTGCGTGTATTTTGAGAACTGAAAACATTGGGCTACAAAACGAATTTCATTGCTAGCGAATTGTATCTCATGATAAGTTAGTTATTGGTGCAACAAATGTCAGACAATTAAAGGCCTGTCTAAAGATAACTGTATGGCAAGAGGATATTGATAAACGGACAGATAAGTATGTTTTATCTCTATCTGCTTCTTTATAATCGCTTGTTTctgattaaatatttattactacaGCCGTGATATTGCAGAACTGATTGTAAGACATATTTAGCAATTAAGTGCTGAACCTCAATTGTCATGTTCCATACACTTTTGATTTGTGCTGTAATTTTGGAATAACGTTTGCTCATTAGTACTCTAGTTTTACAAGGTTTCATATTAGATAATGTTGATTGTTGAGAAGAAATATCGCATACAAGAATTACCTGTAGGTATCTAATTCTACAGGCAATACATAAAATTTACGTCTGAAGTTAGGGTGGAACAAAACTCGCGATTCGAACGCTAATTGGTATACATAGTGTAATTATGCGATGAGTTTTAGGAAATTGACGAGAAATTCCTGATATATTGTCATATGAATTGAATTATTGGTGCATCAATGAATGAATAGCGAATACGAAGTAGAGTTTCGAATGTAGGCAACCGTGTAACGACCTAGTAACAACTTCAAAGCGAATAGAAAATCCGCGTTGCGGATTAATTTATAAAAGTGCCGCGGCTGAAAATAGTACCGACCTGACAGCTAGGTCAAGGACATTCGTGACGATTATGTTATTTTACGGGCAAAAACAGTAGgtagatgaataaaaatttgtttttaatctATTTCATTCGTAGATAGTTAGAATTATCGTAAAAGATCGTTTGGTGAGTAATTTAAGGCGCATAAAAAGCACGTGGATCCGTGTCTTGAGACAAGTAGTTAGCTATTACGCCAAGCTTGATTAAAACAAGGTTCTACTGTTTGCCTGCTGGATTGATATGGGAAATAAACGGACCGTGCGATTCCTTTTGTACTTAGAAAATTAAATCGTAGAGCAATAAGGACGGTCGAGTCtttggatttgaaaaaatgtctcCGTGATATTTAAGTTGATTAAATCGACGAATAATCCGAATATATATCGAGAGAACCTCGCGATTCCATATAGCTTTGTGCGCAGTTGGGAAGATGGCGTGCATTCCGCGCACATCTCCATCTCGATGATCTCGAGCGCCGCGATCAACGGTGAGAGTTTCCGGAAATGAAACTTGCAACAGGACAAAGCCCGTGCCCTCCCTTGTAATGCTGCAGGGCTCGTGGCACTCTGACGACCCGCGTACTACCGTCGAGAAAAAAACGCATGTCAGAAGCGGGTCGAACCAATATGATCGTGTCGACGTGAATGGGTATCGAGTAACGGTGGTTAGTGCGAAATGTATTAAGTGTGTGATCGAGTTTCAGGTCGGTCGGATTGGTCGGGTCTGACGAGAATGTGCCTGAGATGGACGCTACAAAGACGACTTCCGTTAGCTAATTGaacgcgaattttttttcctatacatttcttttttttttccacatcgcGGTGTTCTCTCAGCTCTAGCACGAGGATGACTTGGAGAGTAAACGCTTGCGTCTAACCAAAGCTCCAACGGTCGTGAAAAAGTTAACCATTATTTTCCCCCGAACTCGACGTATCAACGCGGTGCATCCGATGCATTGTTGGTGAGTGACTTGACGCAGTGAGATGTTGAGAATGGCTAGTGAGTGAGGTACATAGATACGTACATGAGAACCAAGGGCTTTAGTACAACGAGCGTTGCTGTCATCCTGGTTGTAAACGTTTTCTCTTAAATAGGGTGATACTAGCGTGGATGATGCTCTGAATATTCTCAGCCGCCTACCTAGTTCTCgaacagaaatatttcaactcCCTTCTGCCTTCTGGCGTCACCGTGAAAACGACACCGTGAATCCGAGTGCTGGAATGAAAATCTCCGTGTCTCGCGTTATACGCTGTACATTCGACAAACCTTTCGGTACCAATTCATCGAAAGTTCGTTTCTTCTGTGCTGTCATTTGTGTAGGTGTGATTGTTTTTTCCAAGGTGATGGTGTCGGAAAACCTTGCCTCTTTATTATTACGAAGCCTATTTTTCCGCCTCGATGTGTTTCGTCGATTGTTGTTGGTGTTGGGTTAATAAtctgtgaattttcatttgccaattgtgtatgtgtgtgtgaaaGGTGacaatgttttaatttttatacatttttttcgtcattgtCCCATTTATATTTCTTCGACCAAATACACTCGTATGTCTACATTCAGTTCAAAAGTCTGCACAAGCCAGTTTTACTGTTCGTCGGTTATCATGCGGCGTGCTTCAAGATCTTTAAAAGAGTTGTGTAAATCTGTGCTTCTGTAACTTGCGTATCGTGCCGATGGTGTCTTCTCGTTATGATTGAGCCCATAATAATACACAGAGGAATCATCGCACGCCCCCATTAAACGGAGGGCGCGAAGGTCCTATGCTCTGCGAATTGATGGGTATATGCTTTTCCTGCAGGAGACCCACTAGCAGCCgaatcaataataaaatatctgaGCATATCTCTGCATCGGTAACACCCCTCCATGTTTGTCTGGAGGAGCAAAGAGGACCAGAACTGGGCTCCTGTGTCGTCACAGCTCGGAAGCCACAGGTATAATGTTCATCatctctttttatttcaattcaccCATCGATATTGGACTGATTATTTAAACATTGTCAAGTTTCGGATTAGaatcaacaattttcattacaacttttttttaaacagcctcaattttcttacaatatttCTCAATGGCTTTTATCTTAAGCATTCCGCTCCTCCtaattattcttttatttcaagaTCACATACGCTTGGAGATGGTTGATTTTCTCTagtaatcatttttctttgttatctGAGGCAATCAAGTGTAAGATTTCTCTGTGATATCACATGACTCTTTTCAATCAAGAGAGAATATGGATCATTGTAAAATGGGAAATAAGAATTAAAATCTGATCTTTTTAAAATATGATATTCTACATAATAATTaagattcatttgaaaaatatattcatttgaaaatgagaatatAGCTCACTAGTAATTAAAGCGTTTATTGTAAGCAAATTTTCCACACATACATCCTCCatggttaattatttcaaaaatgtacATGTCTAAATTTCCCTGCGCCAATATCATCAGATACCTTgactatttaaaaatatatcagtataaaaaattgatcagaaTTAAGGCAAAGAGTTAGATTTGCATATTGCAGAAAACAAAATGCAACTTGATATGGAGACAAGGGAAAACCAGTGTTAATTAAAAGTCTTGGGGTATCCGATCTAGTGGTGAGATAGAAGTTGGATTTACTTTTCCTCATATTAATTTGTCATCATTAATGAATTTACCCACAAGCTGCATTAACAAGAAGGAATTGTGGAATTTTTTGTGACATAATGCGAAGAAATAATTCCATCTAAGTTTGAATGTTACTTTGAATAGTTTGCACAGGTTAAGGGTGTTGGGGATAGTGGTGGAGcaagaggacgaggaggaggagggggagaaGAAGGTGGAGAAGAAGGTGGAGGTGGCGGTGGGGAaagaggagaaggagaaggaggaaaagaGGCTGACACAGAGGGCGGTAGGGAGGGTGAGCTAAGACACAACCAATTGAGCATGGCAAATACCATCAGCAATATGAAGATGACCAACCCTATCAAAGGGCTAGTCAGCAAGCGTAGGAAACGCTTTACCGAAGATGGCTTCAATCTTGATCTCACATGTATCCTTCAGCAAACTTGTGgtcttgaaataattaatcaacgaTAAAATGAATGCTCTTCCTTTCAAATCATGTGGTTGAAATTAAGAACAATGAACTTCTTGGTAATATTGCTGATATTCCAAATTGAGGGTTCACCCAGACCATAAAATGCTGGGAATAATTCCAATGAtccattcttttttattgaTCATGTCTAGAACAAGGAGCAATACCATGTTGTGGTATCCTTACAACTATAGTACTGctacatattattttattaataaaaaacgTCACCGCAGTGGTCAGCAAGTTACTATTCCATCTGTGGTTTGTATAGTACTAGTGAGCTTTGTTATCAAGACTGtgacataaaatttttacataacGTTTACACTGGTACTCATACCTATCTTTCAATCgcgttaatttatttatcaatttcggaaattgtTAAGAAGTTCCATTTCTCATCAAAATAAGTGGGTAGCAAATCTTTTAATCAACTTAATGGTGAATTATTGCTAGTGATTGAATtatgtttgtaaaaattaaattgcaaaattcgatttataTTGTTAATAAGAATTGGTGTACTTTGATATTTGTATAGATTATATGAACATGATAGGTTaacattacaatttttcattttatttaataatgaaTAGCAATTTCATTCTTCTTACGAATTAAATACTTCCATTGACCGAGAAAGTTATGGTCAGAGTTTATTGTAGTCATATTAATTTGTAGTGAGTATAGATCATATTAATAAGTAAAAATCAACCATGACAATCCTTAACTGGTTATTGTGTACTAATGAAGATATAAAAGGTAACTTGATCGCTATGGGTTTCCCTGCTGAGAAGCTGGAAGGAGTTTACCGAAACCATATTGATGATGTTGTTAAATTCCTTGAATCCAAGCACAAAGATCACTATAAAATTTACAACCTGtaagtttttttaaatcatatttACTAATACTCTGATTtgtcaaatatattttactttattatacTTTGCTATTGGCATTTAATCTCAATTAATTTCTCTGTTCTATGTTTGCAGTTGCTCGGAAAGGTCATATGATGGTAAGAAGTTTAAATTAAGAGTGGCTACTTATGCATTTGATGACCATAATCCACCAATGCTATCACAAATCAGGCCATTCTGCGAAGATGTTCACACTTGGTTATCCCAGCATAGAGAAAATGTAGCAGTGGTTCACTGTAAAGCAGGAAAAGGTCGTACGGGTGTCATGGTATGCTGTTATCTTTTACATAGCAAGCAGTTCAGTACAGCTACAGATGCCCTTAATTATTATGGAATCAAGAGGACACATGATAGGTATTGACTCGAGACAGAATTTTCTTTATATAACCACTTTGTTAATGTATTGGGTAAATAGTAACTTACAGTAAGTCAATCACATTTTagtcaatttaatttcaattataactCGATAAAAAAACCGTCCAGCTTTAACCATCTGGGATCATATTTCCCATTAATTCTTGAATTGTTGTCAACGACAGAAAAGGAGTAACGATACCATCGCAAAGGAGGTACGTGGGTTACTATGCTTCCCTAATTCAGGAAGAGCTCCTCTACGAACCCGTTCATCTGACTCTACAGCAAATTAGACTGGATCCTGTTCCAACATTTAATGGCGGCCAGGGATGTgagtattataatttttaaagaaagaaagtaatTTATGCAGAAGCTGACACTTATACTTGTTTCATAATTGCCACCTAAAGATCAGAGTGGTATTACACTGTACATAATCTGCTTGATCGAATACCATAACATCTATCAAATACTTAggaaatattcaataaaaaacaattttcttcaaagttcaaaTATGCAACTAATACTTCCATGCCTCACTAATTTATTGATCAAGGTAGGAATTTTTTGAGATGgttaaaatgataatattttgtaaaattctaGATCTTTTTTTCGAGATATCTGCATCTAATGAGAAGTTATTCATTTCGGATGACTACGAAGTTAGAAAAGGCATGCCTTCTCTACGCATGCCAGTCAAACCAGTCTCGCTCTGTGGGGATATTCGAATAGACTTCTTCCACAAGccaaaaatgaaacgaaaggtAAGTTTTATCATCTATTATAatgaattacaattttttgttaaaataaataaataatgtcTATCAAACAAAATATAGGTAGCATGATCGATTTTTTCACGTTTGTGTATTGACCAAtctataataaaaattcattcaaattgtTTAAATCTTATACTTATATTGCATATTGATGGGATTTTTATCCTAACTATAATACTATCCTGCTTATAAAAGGGTGGATTTCCCCATTTGAAATACAGGTGTATCGTTTTGAAATtcgagaattgtttttgaattatttaaagttGATTTGGAGGGTGCGCcagaaaaaaatactcaacaccctaaataaggaccaccaGGGTGCTTAGTTGATACTTTTAGTTGAAATTCTAACAAATCTTTAATTTCACTTAGGAGAAGATGTTTCATTTTTGGTTCAACACATTTTTTGTGCGTGAACATGTGGCTACACACTACGACAACGGAGATATACCAGTAGAGAAGAGATCCACACGAGCTTTGAGTTGTGATGGAACAGCCATGGAATTACCAATGGTTACAGCTCATACCAAGCCACGAACGGGCTCGTTGACTAGCCTTGGCCCTATGCCGCCGTCCCTAGTCTTGAACATAGACAAGGCAGGATTGGATGATGCTCATAAAGATAAGCATCACAAGCTGTATAGTGCGGATTTCAAAGTGAGTTGGTAgattgaaataagaaattcacattttattatcCACACATGGTTAAATATGTTTGCATGTTCTTGACCTGTAGACCGCTGCTTGGCTAGTATACTGGCCAAACTATAATCAAATAATCTAAATGTGGATTATTTGAATATACATCAAAATCACTGGCGGTCTaaggttaat from Neodiprion lecontei isolate iyNeoLeco1 chromosome 1, iyNeoLeco1.1, whole genome shotgun sequence includes these protein-coding regions:
- the LOC107220402 gene encoding phosphatidylinositol 3,4,5-trisphosphate 3-phosphatase and dual-specificity protein phosphatase PTEN isoform X10; the protein is MANTISNMKMTNPIKGLVSKRRKRFTEDGFNLDLTYIKGNLIAMGFPAEKLEGVYRNHIDDVVKFLESKHKDHYKIYNLCSERSYDGKKFKLRVATYAFDDHNPPMLSQIRPFCEDVHTWLSQHRENVAVVHCKAGKGRTGVMVCCYLLHSKQFSTATDALNYYGIKRTHDRKGVTIPSQRRYVGYYASLIQEELLYEPVHLTLQQIRLDPVPTFNGGQGYLFFEISASNEKLFISDDYEVRKGMPSLRMPVKPVSLCGDIRIDFFHKPKMKRKEKMFHFWFNTFFVREHVATHYDNGDIPVEKRSTRALSCDGTAMELPMVTAHTKPRTGSLTSLGPMPPSLVLNIDKAGLDDAHKDKHHKLYSADFKVSLFMHQVASSIQPSVSETVNKSDGVPIRGGIDHSETPSESSDGSSSECDTTGDEEGWESGESSASLVVSHHPLTHSSSQTHANTHHRASLRETAKSLLSRGEKGRSSHRESTNSVKRSSTFVRSATLDM
- the LOC107220402 gene encoding phosphatidylinositol 3,4,5-trisphosphate 3-phosphatase and dual-specificity protein phosphatase PTEN isoform X7; amino-acid sequence: MLCELMGICFSCRRPTSSRINNKISEHISASVTPLHVCLEEQRGPELGSCVVTARKPQFAQVKGVGDSGGARGRGGGGGEEGGEEGGGGGGERGEGEGGKEADTEGGREGELRHNQLSMANTISNMKMTNPIKGLVSKRRKRFTEDGFNLDLTYIKGNLIAMGFPAEKLEGVYRNHIDDVVKFLESKHKDHYKIYNLCSERSYDGKKFKLRVATYAFDDHNPPMLSQIRPFCEDVHTWLSQHRENVAVVHCKAGKGRTGVMVCCYLLHSKQFSTATDALNYYGIKRTHDRKGVTIPSQRRYVGYYASLIQEELLYEPVHLTLQQIRLDPVPTFNGGQGYLFFEISASNEKLFISDDYEVRKGMPSLRMPVKPVSLCGDIRIDFFHKPKMKRKEKMFHFWFNTFFVREHVATHYDNGDIPVEKRSTRALSCDGTAMELPMVTAHTKPRTGSLTSLGPMPPSLVLNIDKAGLDDAHKDKHHKLYSADFKVSLFMHQVASSIQPSVSETVNKSDGVPIRGGIDHSETPSESSDGSSSECDTTGDEEGWESGESTYL